A region of Schistosoma mansoni strain Puerto Rico chromosome 1, complete genome DNA encodes the following proteins:
- a CDS encoding putative sjcwl01.CXW — protein sequence MDLDDYIISVVQIPPGYTSKMLLDTCNPQVEKFLRKFMKRLVKKPGALFSRVLPTSSDQGDSLSLCVTDCQTPYIPYVIKASDSSWHIRQFPTHRLSVRSLKNDNDCVIIDENKEKPNRKLLKRAHSVRETSPQLITSSDEEVGRPSKTRKIESQ from the exons ATGGACCTTGACGACTACATCATTTCAGTAGTTCAAATCCCTCCAGGTTACACTTCCAAAATGCTTCTAGACACCTGTAATCCTCAAGTAGAAAAATTCCTTCGAAAGTTTATGAAACGGTTAGTAAAGAAACCAGGTGCACTCTTCTCTCGTGTTTTACCGACTTCAAGTGATCAAGGTGATTCTCTCAGCCTGTGTGTTACAGATTGTCAAACCCCTTACATACCATATGTAATAAAAGCATCCGATTCATCTTGGCATATACGTCAGTTCCCCACACACAGACTGTCTGTTCGTTCACTAAAAAATGACAA TGATTGTGTTATAATcgatgaaaataaagaaaaacctAACCGTAAATTGTTAAAACGAGCTCATTCAGTTCGAGAAACCAGTCCTCAACTAATCACCTCTAGCGATGAAGAAGTCGGTCGACCATCAAAAACGCGAAAAATCGAATCACAGTGA